Below is a window of Arthrobacter sp. SLBN-112 DNA.
GCCGCCGTGGTCAAGGAGTACCAGGCGGAGATCGCCAGGATCTACGGCTGATCCACCGTTGCCGGTTCCGCGGCGGCGCTTGTTTCTTCCCGGACAATACCGCGACGGCGGCGGGTCGGCCAGGTCAGCACCAGCGTAATGATGGACGCCAGGAGCACCATGCCGCCGATTCCGATGCCGGCATCAATCCAGAATTGGCTCGGGAACAACCGGATCAGGGTGTCGTCCAGGCTGAAGGTCCAGGACCCGTCGGCAAAGAAGATCCGGTGGAATTCGGTGAAGAACTGCTGCCAGCCCAGGGCCGCCAGCGTGCCCAGGCCCAGGATGAGCACCAGGGTGATGATCGAACCGGCGAAGAGGGCGCGCCGGATCCCACCGGTGCTGCGCTTGCGGAGGTACAAGATGGCGATCAGGGCGAGGATGAGCAGCGCTGTGCCGGCGCCGAAGGTGGAGAGGATGACCACCTTGACGTCCGCCATGTGGCTGACTTCGCCGTCCTTGAAGAGCTTTTCGCCGCCGCGCTGCACCAGGTCTCCCAGGTACCGCGGGCCGGCCCAATTACTCAGGTAGTCCACGGCATAGGAACCGTAGGTCATCCTGTCGTCGGTGCTGAAGCCGTATCCGTCGCCGGGGAAGCCGGGACGGTTGTACTCCACCCACAGGAAGAGCGGGCTGGTCACGGCCCGGACGGCCAGGATGAGGAGGATCACGGGAGAGATGATGGCCAGCAGGACCTGCATGACGCGGGGCGCCACGGGCTTGGCGTTGGCGGCGCTTTCACGCTGGGCGTTGCGGCGCTCCACCTCTTCCTCGGGCGGGCGGACATGCAGTGCGGAGGTGGGCAGTGGCTCCTTGAAGACCTGCGAGCCGGCGCTTCCGCGGGTCTCATCCGCGGAGGTGCCGGCAGCTTCCGGCGTGGACCCGGCGGCCGGGGTCCCGGCCCCTGACGATCCGGCGCTTGAGGAGCCGACGGCGGTTTCCGCCGCCCTGCGGCCGGCCCTGCTGTCAGGCTGCGGTGCTTTGGTTTCTTCCACGGCTTCTTCCCGGCCGGAGTTCTTGCCGCCGGCGGGCGCCAGCCAGGAAAACGCGGGCTCGTCGGAATCCCCGGAGCTGTCCAGGAGTGGTTCCGCCTGCGGCGCATCGCTTTTGGCGCGGGCCGGTGTTTCGTCGTTCACAGCAGCGTCACTTCCGTCGGGTTCCGCACCGGTCCCAGTCTGCCGGCGCGATTCATTCTGCCTTCGAGCCTACCTTCCGGAACTTCTGCTGGGCGAGGAACCACCCCGGCTGGATTACAACGATTCAGGCAGCGATTTCCGTGTACCCGGCGTCTTCGCTGCGGAGGTCCCCGCGTTCCCCGGCCATGAAGGCCCGCCGGCCCCACACCAGTACGTAGACCCAGTAAGCCGAAAGAACCGCCGCACCGATGCCAATCCTGGCCCAGGCCGGCAGCGGGCTGGGCGTGACGAAGCCTTCCACCAGGCCCGAGACGAACAGCACCAGGACCAGTCCCAGGGCCACCGTGACCAGCGACCTGCCCTCTTCCGCGACGGCGCGGCTCCTGGTCCGCGGGCCCGGTGAGACCATCGCCCAGAAGATCCGCAGACCAGCGGCCGCAGCCACGAACACAGCGGTGAGCTCCATCAGGCCGTGCGGCAGGATGTAGCTGAAGAAGACGTCGGATTTACCGGCCGACGCGAAGATCCCGGCCGCGATGCCCACCCCCTGGGCGTTGTTGAACAGGATCATCGGCACCCAAGCACCGGTAATACCAAGTGCCACAGCCTGCGCGCAGATCCAGGCGTTGTTGGTCCACACCGCACCGGCGAAGGACGCTGCCGGATTTTCCGAGTAGTAGTTGATGAAATCCTGGTCGACGTACTGCGCAGCGGCAGTCTCAGACGCCACGGCACGCAGCGCGTCCGGTGATGTCCCGATCCACGCCGCGTAGGCGGCAGCGACAAGGACGAATACTGCCCCGCAGGCCAGCGTGATCCACCTCAGGCGGTACAGCGCCGCCGGCAGGGCCGCCACGAAGAACCTTGCGAGGTCGGCCGTGGCATTGGACCTTGCACCGGTGAAGCGGGGTCCTGGCCAGGGCGAGCGTGGCGGAGAGGGAGGCGGACAATGCGCTCTCGGGCGCGATGGAGCGGACCAGCGACAAATGCCCTGACGCGGACTGGTACAGGGCCAGCAGTTCATCGGCCTCGGCGCCGGAGAGCCTGCGTTTGGCAGCGAGCTCCTTCAGCCGCGACCACTTGTCCGCATTGACGGCGGAGAAGGCGTCCATATCCACGGCTACAGCCTAGCGCCCGGCATTAGACTTTGACCGTCCGCACCATGCGGTCGTCCGCATCACCAGCTGCGAAGGGCAGGGACGCAGTGAGTCCGATCATCACCGGCGAGGCAGTCGTACTCGAACTTCGTCCGGCCACCTTCGCCGCCCGCGCACTGGGCCTGGTCATCGACGTCGTTTTCCATGTGGTCCTGCTGGTGGGATTCATGTTTGGCCTGGCGGCCGCCGGCAAAGGCCTGGATGAGGCCGCCGCGCGTGCCCTGGCCCTGGCCGCAGCGGTGTTCTGCCTCGTCGTCGTGCCGGTGGGCGTCGAGACACTGAGCCGGGGCAGGTCGCTGGGCAAGCTGGCCACCGGGCTGAGGGTTGTCCGCGAGGACGGCGGCAGTATCAGGTTCCGGCACGCCTTGATCCGGGGGCTTACCGGATTCCTCGAAATCTACCTGACGTTCGGCGGCCTGGCGTGTGCCGTAGCGCTTTTCAATGACAAATCCCGGCGGCTGGGCGACATGTTGGCCGGCACCTACGCGGTCCGCAGCCGGGTGCCCGCCGACGAGGCAATCCGCGTGTTCGTGCCGCCCCACCTGCAACCCTGGGCAGGGGCCGCGGACATTGGCCGGATCCCGGACGCCACGGCGCGCAGGGCCGCGCAGTTCATCCGCCAGGCCGGCCGGATGGCACCGCAGTCCAGGGCGGGGATGGCCTCGGCGATCGCCGCTGAACTGTCGGCGCACGTATCACCTGCCCCGCCGCCGGGGACCGGGCCTGACGACTTCCTCGCCGCCGTCGTGGCAGAACGGCGGAACCGGGAATTCACCAGGCTTTCAGAGTCGCGCCACCGGAATACCGAGGTGGGTCAACGGCTCCAGCGGCTCCCGTTCAGCAACTGATTCAGTTGGCGTACTCGTTCCACGGGATGTTCCAGTCGCCATAGCCGTCGGTGTTGGCCGCGTAATCGCCCTCAGTGTTGATGATCTGGACCACGTCTCCGGTTCCCATATTGTCGAACACCCAGGCTGCGCCGTCCGGCAGGAATCCGATGCAGCCGTGGGAGACGTTGGTGTTTCCGATATAGGGGTAGGCGGATTCAAGTGCCTGGTGGATGTAGGCGCCGCTCAGGGTGAGGCGAATGGTGTATTCGACGTCGGCTTCACCGTAGTAGGCGGGGTCACCGGGTTTCAGGCCGATGGTGGAGGCACGGAAGTGGTCGAACCGGTTCTTTTCCATCAGCACCGCGTATCCCTTGGCCGAAGGGAACCGCTTGTCCCCCATACTGACCGGCAAGGTCTTGACGGGTTGGTCGTTGATGCTGAGCGTGAACGTGTGGGCGGTGGCGTCAGCGACCGCCACTTTCTTGTCGCCGATCGAGACGTTGACCTTTTTGTTGAAGTTCGCGATCTGGCCGTTGCCCAGGTCGACACCGAAGAGCTGCATGTCCATGGTGATGGTGGAGTTGGCCGCCCAGAAGTTTTCTGGCCGGTACCGGACCATGGTGTCGCTGTACCAGTGGAAAGCACCGCCCTGGCCCGCCGTGGTGGTGATTTTGATGGCCTTTTCCACGGCGTCGCGGTTGACCACCGGCTCGCTGAAAATGATCTGCAGGGGCTGTCCTACGCCTACCTTCATGCCGTTGAGCGGGTAGATGGCGGCGTCCGCCTCATGCGAGCTGGAGACTGTGTTGAAGGCCTGGGTGGTGCTGGTTTCGCGTCCGGCCGAGTCCTTGACCACGTAGGTGTAGCTGTAGTCGGTGTTGAACTCCAGCGGGCCGGAAGCGGACCATGCCGTGCCGTTGGGGTCAATGCTGCCCTCGACGATCTTCCCGGCGGTGCTGGTGAGGGTAACGCGCTGGATGGTCCCGTTGGCCACTTTGAGGGAAACCGGTGCCGCAGGGTTGACCTGCTTGGCGCCGTTGGCCGGTGCCGCATCCAGCGTCACCGGAGGCACCACGGGGGAAGCGATGCCGGGCGCGGTCCGCAGTGCGGAGGCGGCTTCCGATTCGAGCGGACCGCCTGCAAGGCCCGGTGCGACGGCGGCGAAAACCCCGCCCACGGCAGCCAGGACACACACGGCAGCGACGGCGAGAATCTTCGTTACGCTCCCCCGGCGGCGGGGCTTTACCTCAGGCTCCATATTGTTGATCCTACGTGCAGAAAATAACGGCCCGGGCGCGTTGCGGCGCCCGGGCCCTTACGTGTCAGTAACGATAGTGCTCAGGCTTGTAGGGGCCGGCTGCGTCGATGTCCAGGTATTCAGCCTGGTCCTTGGTCAGCTCGGTAAGCTCCACGCCCAGGGCGTCCAGGTGCAGGCGCGCCACCTTTTCGTCCAGGACCTTGGGCAGGACGTACACCTTGTTCCCGTACTCGTCCTGGTCCTTCTTGGTCCACAGCTCGATCTGCGCGATGGTCTGGTTGGCGAAGGAGTTGCTCATCACGAAGGACGGGTGGCCCGTGGCGTTGCCCAGGTTGAGGAGCCGGCCTTCGGAGAGCACGATGATGGAGCGCTCGGCATCGCTGCCGGCATCGAAGACCCATTCGTGGACCTGCGGCTTGATCTCAACCTTCTTCACGCCGGGAACGCGGGCCAGCCCGGCAATGTCGATTTCGTTGTCGAAGTGGCCGATGTTGCCCACGATGGCCTTGTTCTTCATGCCCGTCATGTGCCCGGCCATGATGACATCTTTGTTGCCCGTGGTGGTGATGAAGATGTCACCCTTGGCCAGGACCGATTCCAGCTTGGCCACCTGGTAGCCGTCCATGGCTGCCTGCAGCGCGCAGATGGGATCGATCTCGGTGACGATTACCCGTGAGCCCTGGCCGCGGAGGGCCTCCGCGGCACCCTTGCCGACGTCGCCGTAACCGCAGACGACGGCGACCTTGCCGCCCATGAGCACGTCGGTGGCACGGTTGATGCCGTCAGGCAGGGAGTGGCGGATGCCGTACTTGTTGTCGAACTTGCTCTTGGTGACGGAGTCATTGACGTTGATGGCCGGGAACAGCAGCTTGCCCTGGTCCGCGAGCTGGTACAGGCGGTGGACGCCGGTGGTGGTTTCTTCGCTGACGCCCTTGATGGTGGCCGCCGTGCGGGTCCACTTCTTCGGGTCCGCAGCGAGGGAGCGGCGGAGCACCTCAAGGAAGATGCCGTACTCCTCGGAGTCTTCGGGGTCGGCGGAGGGGACATTGCCCGCGGCCTCGAACTCAACGCCCTTGTGGACCAGCATTGTGGCGTCGCCGCCGTCGTCCAGGATCATGTTGGGACCCAGCTCGGGGTTGGACTCGGCACCGGGCCAGGTGAGGATCTGTTCGGCCGTCCACCAGTACTCTTCGAGGGTCTCGCCCTTCCAGGCGAACACGGGCACGCCCTGAGGGTCTTCAACGGTGCCGTTGCCCACAACTACTGCCGCTGCGGCCTCGTCCTGGGTGGAGAAGATGTTGCAGGAGGCCCAGCGGACCTCCGCGCCCAGCGCGGTGAGCGTCTCGATCAGCACCGCCGTCTGCACCGTCATGTGCAGGGAGCCGGCGATCCGGGCACCCTTGAGCGGCTGCGTCGGTCCAAACTCTTCGCGCAAGGACATCAGGCCGGGCATTTCGTGCTCCGCCAGGCGGATCTGGTGCCGTCCGGCTTCCGCCAGGGAAATGTCGGCAACTTTGTACTCAAAAGTCATGAATGGTCCTTTGCTTGGTCCGGGGTCCTGGTCCCCGCTCTGCTTTTTCTCTGTGCGGGCTGATGCAGTTGGATCTATTGCCCCGCCGCGGCAGGATCGTGCTGGTCCGAACCCGCCGTTGCCGCTGCTGCCAGCAGTTCCGGCGGAAGCAGCAACGGAATCCCATCTTCAATGGCGTACCGGTTCCTGACGCCGGCTTCATCTGCGGCGGTGGCCACCAGCTCTTCGCCTTCCTGGACCAGGGGCGAGCCGGTCACGGGGCAGCGCAGGACGGACAACAGCTCGGGACTGATCTTTGGCATGTGTTCTTGCTCCCTGGCGGGCGCGCTCGCGCCGGTAGCGGAAAAGATGTGCAGCAACCAGCCTACCGCCAGATGCCGGTCAGGAAGGTTCCCGAAGGACCCGCAGGTGCCCCCGCCGGGTCCCTTCGGTTCCTGCCGGCGCTTCGAGGGCGGAATGGGGGCCGCGCTGGGCGGACGGCTGAGGCTCCGAGGGGCGCGCCGCGGCATCCCGGACGGCGTTTGCGAGCGCCAGGAGGTCATCCGGCCCGGGCTGCTGCGGGGTGGAAGGCATGGCCAGCCGCAACACTTCCCAGCCACGCGGAACCGTCAGCGAGTCCGCGTGCTGTTCACAGAGGTCGTAGCAGTGCGGCTCGGCATAGGTGGCCAGCGGCCCCAGGACGGCGGTGGAGTCCGCATACACGTACGTCAAGGTGGCTACCGCCGACTGGCGGCAGGCGGACCTTGAACACTGACGGATAGCTCCCACGACATCACAGACTACCCCCATATCCCGCGAAAGCCGCGCATTGGCGGCCCTCCCGACGCGCCCGGCCCGCCAAGGGAATATATCGCGTAAATCCGCCCCCGGGTTTAGAGTCAATGTATGCAGTCATCGAACCATGAATCAGGTTTTTCGGTCCGGTTGGCTGACCCGGATGCCACGGCCGCGCCGGGCATGGAAACCACCGGCAGAAGCTTTATGCGGCGGCGCCGGAACCGCCACGGACGCGGCCTCCGCGGCGAAGTGATGCTCCCCACCCACCCCGGTTACCGGACCCGCGGCGACCGCTTCGACGACCTGGTGCTGGACTCCGCGCAGCGGCTCCATGACATCTGGGGCAAGACCCTTGACGGCGTCAGGTTCGGCGTCGACGAAATTCCGGCGGACCTCGAACAGTTGGCTGCCAACGGCACGACGCCGCCCATGGGGGCCTACAGTCCCGCCGCCGGTGGGGATGGCCCCATGATTACCGTGTACCGCCGCGTTGTTGAGCAGGCATGCTCCAGCGTCGAAGAGCTCCAGGACCTGGTCCACGACGTCGTGGTGGAGCACACGGCTGAAATGCTCGGGGTGGCACCGGAGACCCTGGACCCAGTTTACCGACGCCGCTACTGACCCGGGGGCAGGGTTGCCCCGCGGCGGAACCTCCCCCGGCGCTGGCCCGGCTGGTCTTGGTTGCCGGGGCTGCTAATAGCCCAGCGTGACCGGGACGGTTTCCTGTCCGGCGGCGGCCGGCAGGAAGGCCAGGTTGGAGATGTCATTGCGCCCGTCCTGGCCCAGAAGCACGGCACCGTAGGCGGCATCTCCCGACGCCGACACCACATAACCCACGACGTCGGCACCCTCGACTTGCTCCGGAACGGTGATGGTGGCGGTGGTTCCGCCGGCGATGTCCGCGGTGGCGGCCGCCCGCACCTTGCCGTCCGCGGTGATGGGGGCGTAGGTGATGGTGGCCCTCGTGTCCAGTGCCCCGAACACCAGCTGACGGAGGCCGCCCTTGGGGACGGGAACAACGTGCTGGCTGCCCAGCCGCACGGCGGAGCCCGCCCACGCTACATCCGAGGGTTGCCCGGCCTGGAGGCCGCGGCTCATTCGTGCGGCGGCCACGAAGGAAACGTCTGATGAGGCGGCAATGGTGTACTGGCCCGCCGGAACTCCGGCCAGGGATACTTCGGTGACGGAGCCGGCCTTTGCCGTGACCACACCGCCCGAAGGAAGCGCGGTTTGGCCGCCCCGTCCGTAGAGTTTGATCTCCACTACTGCGTCGGAAGCACCCGGAACCGTCAGTTGGAGCACCGGCGCGGCATCCCCGTAGCCACTGCGGGACGCCAGCGCGGCAACCCCG
It encodes the following:
- a CDS encoding TIGR01906 family membrane protein; this encodes MNDETPARAKSDAPQAEPLLDSSGDSDEPAFSWLAPAGGKNSGREEAVEETKAPQPDSRAGRRAAETAVGSSSAGSSGAGTPAAGSTPEAAGTSADETRGSAGSQVFKEPLPTSALHVRPPEEEVERRNAQRESAANAKPVAPRVMQVLLAIISPVILLILAVRAVTSPLFLWVEYNRPGFPGDGYGFSTDDRMTYGSYAVDYLSNWAGPRYLGDLVQRGGEKLFKDGEVSHMADVKVVILSTFGAGTALLILALIAILYLRKRSTGGIRRALFAGSIITLVLILGLGTLAALGWQQFFTEFHRIFFADGSWTFSLDDTLIRLFPSQFWIDAGIGIGGMVLLASIITLVLTWPTRRRRGIVREETSAAAEPATVDQP
- a CDS encoding RDD family protein; its protein translation is MSPIITGEAVVLELRPATFAARALGLVIDVVFHVVLLVGFMFGLAAAGKGLDEAAARALALAAAVFCLVVVPVGVETLSRGRSLGKLATGLRVVREDGGSIRFRHALIRGLTGFLEIYLTFGGLACAVALFNDKSRRLGDMLAGTYAVRSRVPADEAIRVFVPPHLQPWAGAADIGRIPDATARRAAQFIRQAGRMAPQSRAGMASAIAAELSAHVSPAPPPGTGPDDFLAAVVAERRNREFTRLSESRHRNTEVGQRLQRLPFSN
- a CDS encoding Ig-like domain-containing protein, encoding MEPEVKPRRRGSVTKILAVAAVCVLAAVGGVFAAVAPGLAGGPLESEAASALRTAPGIASPVVPPVTLDAAPANGAKQVNPAAPVSLKVANGTIQRVTLTSTAGKIVEGSIDPNGTAWSASGPLEFNTDYSYTYVVKDSAGRETSTTQAFNTVSSSHEADAAIYPLNGMKVGVGQPLQIIFSEPVVNRDAVEKAIKITTTAGQGGAFHWYSDTMVRYRPENFWAANSTITMDMQLFGVDLGNGQIANFNKKVNVSIGDKKVAVADATAHTFTLSINDQPVKTLPVSMGDKRFPSAKGYAVLMEKNRFDHFRASTIGLKPGDPAYYGEADVEYTIRLTLSGAYIHQALESAYPYIGNTNVSHGCIGFLPDGAAWVFDNMGTGDVVQIINTEGDYAANTDGYGDWNIPWNEYAN
- the ahcY gene encoding adenosylhomocysteinase; amino-acid sequence: MTFEYKVADISLAEAGRHQIRLAEHEMPGLMSLREEFGPTQPLKGARIAGSLHMTVQTAVLIETLTALGAEVRWASCNIFSTQDEAAAAVVVGNGTVEDPQGVPVFAWKGETLEEYWWTAEQILTWPGAESNPELGPNMILDDGGDATMLVHKGVEFEAAGNVPSADPEDSEEYGIFLEVLRRSLAADPKKWTRTAATIKGVSEETTTGVHRLYQLADQGKLLFPAINVNDSVTKSKFDNKYGIRHSLPDGINRATDVLMGGKVAVVCGYGDVGKGAAEALRGQGSRVIVTEIDPICALQAAMDGYQVAKLESVLAKGDIFITTTGNKDVIMAGHMTGMKNKAIVGNIGHFDNEIDIAGLARVPGVKKVEIKPQVHEWVFDAGSDAERSIIVLSEGRLLNLGNATGHPSFVMSNSFANQTIAQIELWTKKDQDEYGNKVYVLPKVLDEKVARLHLDALGVELTELTKDQAEYLDIDAAGPYKPEHYRY
- a CDS encoding DUF3499 domain-containing protein, whose product is MGVVCDVVGAIRQCSRSACRQSAVATLTYVYADSTAVLGPLATYAEPHCYDLCEQHADSLTVPRGWEVLRLAMPSTPQQPGPDDLLALANAVRDAAARPSEPQPSAQRGPHSALEAPAGTEGTRRGHLRVLREPS
- a CDS encoding metallopeptidase family protein, with the protein product MQSSNHESGFSVRLADPDATAAPGMETTGRSFMRRRRNRHGRGLRGEVMLPTHPGYRTRGDRFDDLVLDSAQRLHDIWGKTLDGVRFGVDEIPADLEQLAANGTTPPMGAYSPAAGGDGPMITVYRRVVEQACSSVEELQDLVHDVVVEHTAEMLGVAPETLDPVYRRRY